One window of Carassius auratus strain Wakin chromosome 17, ASM336829v1, whole genome shotgun sequence genomic DNA carries:
- the LOC113117578 gene encoding grainyhead-like protein 3 homolog, which yields MTKEIEALMVQQNESFNYLRYPDNYIMDSWPSMDSGDLSKTKPRMSSDEELATLSLLYEACKNPKEQKMTSCARESSMYMDRTVNSASPELATLENAHIMKLLSESMSSGHSKQALLGTDSYTGDNLYSLLQPTQKSWPSDQPFLETTPEPLPYSTFVGQTSPVYSESYTNSPPDRYRNDFQFVLGAPQASQHKTTAIPMVYLNKGQFYPITLQGVDGTAGVPCSKVKTVIMAVFENDKSPEMQLKYWNHWHARQPTVKQRVIDIADYKEVFSGVSNVEEVAFNALSFIWNTNEEAKVHIGINSLSTDFSSQKGVKGLPLNLQIDTYDFSSGNNSLIHRAVCQIKIFCDKGAERKMRDEERKRSKRRTKNDSSNNSCKQGLVSSSVGKDSTYFKTLDDHVTQPVLFIPEMHFSTMQRCGLVPPVSQEESDRTSLKRINCYADGGDQSASPPSKQARRDEQQRVLLYVRRETEEVFDALMLNTPTLKGLREAISEKYGMQEDTIGKIFKKCKRGIFVNMDDNIIEHYSNHSAFLIEITEVMINHFQITLMEL from the exons ATGACCAAGGAGATTGA GGCTCTCATGGTACAACAGAACGAGAGTTTCAACTACTTACGCTATCCAGACAACTACATTATGGACTCTTGGCCTAGCATGGACAGCGGTGACCTCAGCAAGACTAAACCCCGAATGTCTTCAGATGAAGAACTTGCAACTTTAAGCCTTCTTTATGAAGCCTGCAAG aacccTAAAGAGCAGAAGATGACATCATGTGCACGTGAAAGCAGCATGTACATGGACAG GACAGTGAATAGCGCCTCCCCTGAGCTGGCCACGCTGGAGAACGCTCACATCATGAAGCTGCTTTCTGAAAGCATGTCCTCCGGTCACTCAAAGCAAGCATTACTGGGCACTGACAGCTACACCGGGGACAACTTGTACTCCCTCCTCCAACCAACACAGAAATCATGGCCATCTGACCAACCCTTTCTGGAGACGACCCCTGAG CCTCTACCCTACAGCACATTTGTGGGACAAACAAGCCCAGTATACTCAGAGTCCTACACCAACTCTCCTCCAGACAGATACAG GAATGACTTCCAGTTTGTTCTTGGTGCACCACAAGCTTCTCAGCACAAGACAACAGCAATACCAATGGTGTACCTCAACAAGGGGCAGTTTTACCCCATCACACTGCAAGGAGTGGATGGCACTGCTGGGGTGCCATGCAGCAAAGTAAAA ACGGTGATCATGGCTGTGTTTGAGAATGACAAGAGTCCTGAGATGCAGCTGAAGTACTGGAACCACTGGCACGCTCGACAGCCTACCGTTAAACAGAGAGTCATTGATATCG CTGACTACAAGGAAGTTTTCAGTGGAGTGAGTAACGTGGAAGAGGTGGCTTTCAACGCACTCTCCTTTATCTGGAACACCAATGAAGAAGCAAAG GTGCATATTGGCATCAACTCTCTGAGCACTGACTTCTCGTCGCAGAAGGGGGTCAAAGGTCTTCCTCTGAATCTTCAGATCGACACCTATGATTTCAGCTCAGGGAACAACAGCCTCATTCACAGAGCTGTTTGTCAGATTAAAATCTTCTGCGATAAG GGAGCAGAAAGGAAGATGAGAGACGAGGAGAGGAAGAGAAGCAAGAGAAGGACCAAGAATGACTCCAGCAACAATA GTTGTAAACAGGGACTAGTTTCCAGCTCTGTCGGAAAGGACTCTACCTACTTTAAAACTCTAGACGATCACGTCACACAACCTGTTTTATTCATCCCAGAGATGCACTTCAGCACCATGCAGCGATGTGGCCTG GTGCCCCCTGTTAGCCAAGAGGAAAGTGACAGGACATCACTGAAACGTATCAACTGCTACGCAGACGGTGGTGACCAGAGCGCCTCCCCGCCGAGCAAACAAGCCCGCCGAGATGAGCAACAGAGAG TTCTCCTGTATGTCAGACGAGAGACTGAGGAAGTATTCGATGCCCTCATGTTGAACACGCCGACGCTTAAGGGCCTGAGAGAAGCG ATTTCAGAAAAGTACGGTATGCAAGAAGACACCATTGGGAAAATCTTCAAGAAGTGCAAAAGAGG GATCTTTGTGAACATGGATGACAACATCATCGAGCATTACAGCAACCACTCTGCCTTCCTCATCGAGATCACTGAAGTCATGATCAACCACTTCCAGATCACACTTATGGAGTTATAA
- the LOC113117580 gene encoding interactor protein for cytohesin exchange factors 1-like isoform X1 yields MSFSEDMQAIRYLRSASDSTHYFRREKSALSSAQSSNVHQPNTLKPGTDSLRASRKSLQIGLTAERSPSPQDSELNRASTSSCPDMAGLREEKENKKSSTKGTRSALSRRRVSCRELGRPDCDGWLWKKRKETNVFMTQKWQRFWFVLKGPTLYWYTSQQEEKAEGLIKIGSYSIESAGEHKRKYVFQMCHPRFQNFFFAADNVTDMSKWINCLITAIQKHKKGVQSQPDSEEECYSETESEEESRSPLSHRKKVNTKTQTQSHTLPRTKGKQNRMSAPMTISQAGGSKIAGKVDEMDEMFHSLKKGGVSLIGQNQPTTHDQLRKSFIKRNKNPAINEKIHTLRALQSTLKAKEAELHLINKILEDSEFSPQNFRQWKKLNEELLQDIERQYKQTDSPSKDTVSKAKDEASTLNLSDGEQLVDAETPDDRGSTSTEAQVPMQTHTTVTDKTTENYFYI; encoded by the exons ATGTCCTTCAG TGAGGACATGCAAGCGATCCGCTATctcag ATCAGCATCAGACAGCACACATTATTTCAGACGGGAGAAATCAGCACTCTCTAGTGCACAAAGCTCTAATGTACATCAGCCAAACACGTTAAAGCCAGGGACAG ATTCTCTGCGTGCAAGTCGAAAAAGTTTGCAAATAGGTTTAACTGCAGAAAGGAGTCCGTCCCCGCAAGACTCGGAGCTCAACCGAGCCAGCACTAGCTCCTGTCCTGACATGGCAGGACTGAGA GAGGAAAAGGAGAACAAAAAGAGCTCTACTAAAG GAACACGGTCAGCGCTGAGCCGGAGGAGGGTGTCCTGTCGTGAACTTGGCCGCCCAGACTGTGACGGATGGCTCtggaagaagagaaaagaaacaaaCGTCTTCATGACTCAGAAATGGCAGAGATTTTGGTTCGTCCTGAAAGGCCCTACACTGTATTGGTATACAAGCCAACAG GAGGAGAAGGCGGAGGGCTTAATCAAGATCGGCAGCTACAGTATAGAGAGCGCAGGAGAACACAAGAGGAAGTA TGTATTTCAAATGTGCCATCCGCGCTTCCAGAATTTTTTCTTCGCTGCTGATAATGTAACCGACATGAGCAA ATGGATCAATTGCTTAATCACAGCCATTCAGAAACATAAGAAAGGTGTTCAAAGTCAGCCAGACAGTGAAGAAG AATGTTACAGTGAAACTGAATCTGAGGAGGAATCACGTTCACCACTTTCCCATCGGAAGAAAGTCAATACA AAAActcaaacacaatcacacacacttcCTCGAACAAAGGGAAAGCAGAACAGGATGTCAGCGCCAATGACCATTTCACAAGCAGGGGGCAGTAAAATTGCAG GAAAAGTAGATGAGATGGATGAAATGTTCCATAGCCTGAAGAAAGGAGGAGtgtctctgattggtcagaatCAGCCGACGACTCATGACCAGCTACGTAAATCCTTCATCAAACGCAACAAAAACCCTGCTATCAATGAGAAGATACACACACTCCGTGCCCTCCAGAGCACACTTAAG GCGAAGGAAGCAGAGCTTCACCTGATTAACAAGATCCTGGAGGACTCGGAGTTCTCACCGCAGAATTTCCGTCAGTGGAAAAAGTTAAATGAAGAGCTACTGCAGGACATTGAGAGACAGTACAAACAGACAGACTCACCAAGCAAAGACACAGTGTCCAAGGCCAAAGACGAGGCAAGCACACTGAATCTGAGTGATGGAGAACAGTTGGTAGATGCAGAGACACCTGATGACAGAGGCTCCACTTCTACAGAGGCACAGGTGCCGATGCAAACACATACCACAGTCACAGACAAAACTACAGAGAACTATTTTTACATATGA
- the LOC113117580 gene encoding interactor protein for cytohesin exchange factors 1-like isoform X2, producing MSFRSASDSTHYFRREKSALSSAQSSNVHQPNTLKPGTDSLRASRKSLQIGLTAERSPSPQDSELNRASTSSCPDMAGLREEKENKKSSTKGTRSALSRRRVSCRELGRPDCDGWLWKKRKETNVFMTQKWQRFWFVLKGPTLYWYTSQQEEKAEGLIKIGSYSIESAGEHKRKYVFQMCHPRFQNFFFAADNVTDMSKWINCLITAIQKHKKGVQSQPDSEEECYSETESEEESRSPLSHRKKVNTKTQTQSHTLPRTKGKQNRMSAPMTISQAGGSKIAGKVDEMDEMFHSLKKGGVSLIGQNQPTTHDQLRKSFIKRNKNPAINEKIHTLRALQSTLKAKEAELHLINKILEDSEFSPQNFRQWKKLNEELLQDIERQYKQTDSPSKDTVSKAKDEASTLNLSDGEQLVDAETPDDRGSTSTEAQVPMQTHTTVTDKTTENYFYI from the exons ATGTCCTTCAG ATCAGCATCAGACAGCACACATTATTTCAGACGGGAGAAATCAGCACTCTCTAGTGCACAAAGCTCTAATGTACATCAGCCAAACACGTTAAAGCCAGGGACAG ATTCTCTGCGTGCAAGTCGAAAAAGTTTGCAAATAGGTTTAACTGCAGAAAGGAGTCCGTCCCCGCAAGACTCGGAGCTCAACCGAGCCAGCACTAGCTCCTGTCCTGACATGGCAGGACTGAGA GAGGAAAAGGAGAACAAAAAGAGCTCTACTAAAG GAACACGGTCAGCGCTGAGCCGGAGGAGGGTGTCCTGTCGTGAACTTGGCCGCCCAGACTGTGACGGATGGCTCtggaagaagagaaaagaaacaaaCGTCTTCATGACTCAGAAATGGCAGAGATTTTGGTTCGTCCTGAAAGGCCCTACACTGTATTGGTATACAAGCCAACAG GAGGAGAAGGCGGAGGGCTTAATCAAGATCGGCAGCTACAGTATAGAGAGCGCAGGAGAACACAAGAGGAAGTA TGTATTTCAAATGTGCCATCCGCGCTTCCAGAATTTTTTCTTCGCTGCTGATAATGTAACCGACATGAGCAA ATGGATCAATTGCTTAATCACAGCCATTCAGAAACATAAGAAAGGTGTTCAAAGTCAGCCAGACAGTGAAGAAG AATGTTACAGTGAAACTGAATCTGAGGAGGAATCACGTTCACCACTTTCCCATCGGAAGAAAGTCAATACA AAAActcaaacacaatcacacacacttcCTCGAACAAAGGGAAAGCAGAACAGGATGTCAGCGCCAATGACCATTTCACAAGCAGGGGGCAGTAAAATTGCAG GAAAAGTAGATGAGATGGATGAAATGTTCCATAGCCTGAAGAAAGGAGGAGtgtctctgattggtcagaatCAGCCGACGACTCATGACCAGCTACGTAAATCCTTCATCAAACGCAACAAAAACCCTGCTATCAATGAGAAGATACACACACTCCGTGCCCTCCAGAGCACACTTAAG GCGAAGGAAGCAGAGCTTCACCTGATTAACAAGATCCTGGAGGACTCGGAGTTCTCACCGCAGAATTTCCGTCAGTGGAAAAAGTTAAATGAAGAGCTACTGCAGGACATTGAGAGACAGTACAAACAGACAGACTCACCAAGCAAAGACACAGTGTCCAAGGCCAAAGACGAGGCAAGCACACTGAATCTGAGTGATGGAGAACAGTTGGTAGATGCAGAGACACCTGATGACAGAGGCTCCACTTCTACAGAGGCACAGGTGCCGATGCAAACACATACCACAGTCACAGACAAAACTACAGAGAACTATTTTTACATATGA
- the LOC113117579 gene encoding claudin-23-like, translating to MHTPVSMLMGVVFAPLGLVLVFTAAITPQWREGQARLGAAGRGGATELLLLRSDGLWESCLQVVHSEVKECWPVSGSYQRDARVRMVQGMVLSSLFLCGAGIVLASVGVRCWTDIPLRSVAAAGGLLVALAGVLSLAALGVYTHNLSKLGIEVNSTVSETQGLNVHKPPRLTLHPAGSLYFGWVGAWVQVLGGAALLFGFKSMKCSSCRKQRLKDSAEMYEVNC from the coding sequence ATGCACACTCCAGTGTCCATGCTGATGGGGGTTGTGTTTGCTCCCTTGGGCCTTGTGCTGGTGTTCACTGCCGCGATCACGCCGCAGTGGAGGGAGGGACAGGCGCGGTTGGGTGCGGCAGGGCGTGGCGGAGCTACGGAGCTCCTCCTACTTCGTTCGGACGGCCTGTGGGAGAGCTGCCTGCAGGTGGTGCACTCCGAAGTCAAAGAGTGCTGGCCCGTGTCGGGGTCCTACCAGCGGGATGCTCGGGTTCGAATGGTCCAGGGGATGGTGCTCTCGTCTCTTTTCCTGTGCGGTGCTGGGATTGTCCTCGCCAGCGTGGGTGTCCGCTGCTGGACTGATATCCCACTTAGGAGTGTAGCTGCAGCTGGTGGCCTATTGGTGGCGCTGGCAGGTGTGCTCAGTCTCGCTGCGTTAGGAGTGTACACTCATAATCTTTCAAAGCTGGGGATCGAGGTGAATTCAACCGTATCAGAGACGCAAGGACTCAATGTACACAAGCCACCCCGACTAACGTTACACCCAGCCGGGTCGCTTTATTTCGGGTGGGTGGGAGCTTGGGTACAGGTGCTGGGAGGGGCCGCGCTGCTTTTTGGGTTCAAAAGCATGAAGTGTTCATCTTGCCGTAAGCAGAGACTCAAAGACAGTGCAGAGATGTATGAGGTAAACTGTTAG